Proteins from a genomic interval of Sulfurimonas sp. HSL3-2:
- a CDS encoding chemotaxis protein CheW → MDEFQEILQDFLVESFELIEQLDQDLVELETNPQDLDLLNRIFRVAHTVKGASSFLNFDVLTHLTHHMEDILNKARHGDLIITPDVMDVVLESIDLMKELLNTIRDTGADQGIDVSACVARLDAKSNGTEAPAASEPKAEEPAPVEVVEEPEVEEVPAADEPNYDEMSEDEVEAEIARLLAERQEEDKAKRKAKLEAGEEVPQMPDAEEEPAKAEEKKEEVPAPAASAIVPKAPTQPKRQEAAQEEVKAAAPAKSSPAMVEQTIRVDVKRLDHLMNLIGELVLAKNRLIKINVDVEERYEGEEFLEELNQVVSIVSLVTTDLQIAVMKTRMLPIGKVFNKFPRMIRDLSRELNKKIDLEIFGEDTELDKSIVEEIGDPLVHIIRNSCDHGVESTEDRVMLGKPETGKIILKAYNEGNHIVVQIDDDGKGLDPEMLKNKSLEKGIITEKEADSMSDKEAFALIFKPGFSTAASVTSVSGRGVGMDVVKTNIEKLNGIIDIDSEVGKGTSIKLKIPLTLAIIQALLVGVQEEYYAIPLASVLETVRISKDEIYTVDNRSVMRLRDEVLSLVHIGDIFEVERIIDAAEHAYVVVLGLAESKLGLIVDSLVGQEEIVIKSLGEYLKGMEGIAGATIRGDGGVTLIVDVAALMQMAKTVKAKPMIESNAASASKEKTKASDYCVMIVDDSKTDRTIMRKALEPMGITLIEAVDGQEALNILKQGEHNFDAMLIDIEMPRMDGYTLANEIKKYNKYKNLPLIAVTSRSSKSDRMRGVESGMVEYITKPYSSDYLASVVQRNIKFKAELA, encoded by the coding sequence ATGGATGAATTTCAAGAAATATTACAGGATTTTCTAGTTGAATCTTTTGAGCTTATAGAGCAGTTAGACCAAGATTTGGTTGAACTAGAGACAAATCCTCAAGATCTAGATCTTTTAAACCGTATTTTCCGTGTTGCACATACGGTCAAAGGTGCTTCATCATTTTTAAACTTTGATGTACTGACTCATCTTACCCACCATATGGAAGATATCTTAAATAAAGCAAGACACGGTGACTTGATCATCACTCCTGACGTTATGGATGTCGTCTTAGAGTCGATCGATTTGATGAAAGAGCTTTTAAACACGATCCGTGATACGGGTGCCGATCAAGGTATTGACGTATCTGCGTGTGTTGCAAGACTCGATGCGAAATCAAACGGTACGGAAGCTCCGGCTGCAAGTGAACCAAAAGCTGAAGAGCCTGCACCTGTAGAGGTCGTAGAAGAACCGGAAGTAGAAGAGGTTCCGGCAGCGGACGAACCTAACTATGACGAGATGAGCGAAGATGAGGTCGAAGCTGAGATAGCTAGACTTTTAGCTGAGAGACAAGAAGAAGACAAAGCAAAAAGAAAAGCAAAACTTGAAGCAGGCGAAGAGGTCCCTCAGATGCCTGATGCTGAAGAAGAACCGGCTAAAGCGGAAGAGAAAAAAGAGGAAGTTCCTGCCCCTGCTGCTAGTGCCATAGTGCCAAAAGCACCGACACAGCCAAAAAGACAAGAAGCTGCTCAAGAAGAAGTAAAAGCTGCAGCTCCTGCAAAATCAAGCCCGGCTATGGTCGAGCAGACTATCCGTGTGGATGTAAAAAGACTTGATCACTTGATGAATCTTATCGGTGAGCTTGTTCTTGCAAAAAACCGTTTGATCAAGATCAATGTCGATGTCGAAGAGCGTTATGAGGGTGAGGAGTTCTTAGAGGAACTGAACCAAGTCGTATCTATCGTTTCTCTTGTAACGACAGATCTTCAGATAGCGGTTATGAAAACAAGGATGCTTCCGATAGGAAAAGTGTTTAACAAGTTCCCTCGTATGATCCGTGACCTTTCACGCGAGTTAAATAAAAAGATCGATCTGGAGATATTCGGTGAAGACACTGAGCTGGATAAATCTATCGTCGAAGAGATAGGTGATCCGCTGGTTCACATCATTCGTAACTCTTGTGACCACGGTGTCGAGTCGACAGAAGACCGTGTGATGCTTGGAAAACCGGAAACAGGTAAGATCATCTTAAAAGCATACAACGAAGGGAACCATATCGTGGTTCAGATCGATGATGACGGAAAAGGTCTAGATCCTGAGATGCTGAAAAACAAATCTTTGGAAAAAGGTATCATCACCGAAAAAGAAGCAGACTCTATGAGTGATAAAGAGGCTTTTGCTCTTATCTTCAAGCCTGGTTTCTCAACTGCCGCTTCGGTTACAAGCGTGTCGGGACGCGGTGTCGGTATGGACGTTGTTAAGACAAATATCGAAAAACTAAACGGTATTATCGATATAGACAGTGAGGTCGGAAAAGGGACTTCTATCAAACTGAAGATACCTCTGACGTTAGCGATCATCCAAGCGCTTCTTGTCGGTGTTCAAGAGGAATACTATGCTATTCCTTTAGCATCGGTTCTAGAGACGGTACGTATTTCTAAAGATGAGATATATACGGTCGATAACCGTTCGGTTATGAGACTTCGTGACGAAGTATTGTCACTTGTACATATCGGTGACATCTTTGAAGTAGAACGTATCATAGATGCTGCTGAACATGCATATGTCGTCGTACTCGGTCTGGCTGAAAGCAAACTGGGTCTTATCGTTGACTCGCTAGTGGGTCAGGAAGAGATCGTTATCAAGTCTTTAGGAGAGTATCTAAAAGGTATGGAAGGTATCGCAGGTGCTACGATCCGCGGTGACGGAGGTGTTACACTTATCGTCGATGTCGCGGCACTTATGCAGATGGCAAAAACAGTCAAAGCAAAACCGATGATAGAATCAAATGCGGCGTCAGCTTCTAAAGAGAAGACAAAAGCGAGTGATTACTGTGTTATGATCGTAGACGACTCAAAAACAGACAGAACTATCATGAGAAAAGCGTTAGAGCCAATGGGGATCACTTTAATAGAAGCGGTAGACGGTCAGGAAGCACTCAATATCTTAAAACAGGGTGAGCATAATTTCGATGCAATGCTGATAGATATCGAGATGCCGAGAATGGACGGTTATACACTGGCTAACGAGATCAAAAAGTATAATAAGTACAAAAATCTGCCTCTGATCGCGGTTACATCTCGTTCAAGCAAATCTGACCGTATGCGCGGTGTAGAGTCTGGAATGGTAGAATATATTACGAAACCGTATTCATCGGATTATCTGGCGAGTGTCGTACAAAGAAACATCAAGTTTAAAGCGGAGTTAGCATAA
- a CDS encoding chemotaxis protein CheW: MSDKLKNIINKQSDQQLRGTVSQLEDAVQLVGFIIGDEEYSVPILNIQEIIKPISWTRVPQTPDYVLGVFNLRGSVIPLIDLRLKFGLQGKKHTDETRFIVMKDGNEVAGFVIDRLTEALRIRKSDIGPAPDTMQEDESMIEGVGKQSDRIITILKVNKLLERDF, encoded by the coding sequence ATGAGTGATAAACTAAAAAATATTATCAATAAGCAAAGTGATCAACAGCTAAGAGGTACGGTAAGTCAACTCGAAGATGCTGTTCAGTTAGTCGGGTTTATCATAGGTGACGAAGAGTACAGTGTGCCTATATTAAATATTCAAGAGATCATTAAGCCTATCTCATGGACAAGAGTCCCTCAGACACCTGATTATGTACTTGGTGTCTTTAACCTCCGCGGTTCTGTTATTCCGTTGATCGACCTGAGACTGAAATTCGGTCTTCAAGGGAAGAAACATACTGACGAGACACGTTTTATCGTTATGAAAGACGGCAATGAAGTTGCGGGATTCGTTATCGACAGATTAACCGAAGCACTTCGTATCAGAAAATCGGACATCGGTCCTGCACCTGATACTATGCAAGAGGATGAAAGTATGATCGAAGGTGTCGGAAAACAATCCGACAGGATCATAACCATACTCAAAGTAAATAAACTTCTCGAGAGAGATTTTTAA
- a CDS encoding ABC transporter permease has product MSYEQKLLYKSSFNDNRLEIALDGELSLYTISKIKQYIANQLVRISELEIDLEKVTSIDTAGAIYINGLKAMLPDKNITLTLTCSDEKILKTLNTIKGVDKDIIGFAPKRESFITKLGEDAYLRYKKFIDFINFFGQIVYGFVYVLRHISLLRYKEILFEINENAIRAFAIVAITSFLVGVVIAYQSAYQLKIYGGNIFIVDMLGISILRELAPLITAIVIAGRSGSAFTAQIGAMKITEELDAMRTMGFDPIAFLVLPRIIALVVMMPLLIFLSDVSGILGGMLIAKLDLDISTALFLDRFNEVIAAKHFFVGIIKGPFFAFLIASIGVFRGMLVKEDTQSIGLNTTKSVVESIFAVIVCDAVFSIIFTNLGI; this is encoded by the coding sequence ATGTCTTACGAACAAAAACTATTATATAAATCTTCTTTTAATGATAACCGTTTAGAGATAGCTCTAGACGGTGAACTCTCTCTTTACACTATTTCTAAGATAAAACAATATATAGCAAATCAGCTTGTACGAATATCCGAGCTTGAGATAGACCTAGAAAAGGTCACGTCCATTGATACGGCAGGAGCGATATATATAAACGGTTTAAAAGCGATGCTGCCGGATAAAAACATTACTTTAACATTGACATGCAGTGATGAAAAGATATTAAAGACACTGAACACGATAAAAGGTGTAGACAAAGATATCATCGGCTTTGCACCAAAAAGAGAATCATTTATAACAAAACTCGGAGAAGATGCTTACTTAAGATATAAGAAATTCATCGACTTTATAAACTTCTTTGGTCAGATCGTATACGGTTTTGTCTATGTGTTAAGACATATAAGTCTATTGAGATATAAAGAGATCCTGTTCGAGATAAATGAAAATGCCATCAGAGCTTTTGCGATAGTCGCGATCACAAGTTTTTTAGTCGGTGTCGTTATCGCCTACCAGTCGGCTTATCAGTTAAAGATCTACGGAGGTAATATCTTTATTGTAGATATGCTCGGTATCTCGATTTTAAGAGAGCTGGCACCGCTTATCACGGCGATCGTCATAGCAGGCAGAAGCGGTTCTGCCTTTACGGCACAGATAGGTGCGATGAAGATAACAGAAGAGCTGGACGCTATGCGTACTATGGGTTTTGATCCTATCGCTTTTTTAGTCCTGCCGCGTATTATCGCACTTGTGGTTATGATGCCGCTTCTTATATTTTTATCCGATGTGAGCGGGATACTTGGCGGTATGCTTATCGCTAAGCTTGATCTTGATATCTCTACAGCACTTTTTTTGGATAGATTTAACGAGGTCATCGCTGCAAAACATTTCTTTGTCGGGATCATCAAAGGGCCGTTCTTTGCATTTTTGATAGCTTCGATCGGTGTGTTTAGAGGGATGCTGGTCAAAGAGGATACTCAAAGCATCGGACTGAACACGACAAAAAGTGTTGTGGAGTCCATCTTCGCCGTTATCGTCTGTGATGCTGTATTTTCTATCATATTTACGAATCTGGGGATATAG
- a CDS encoding ATP-binding cassette domain-containing protein encodes MKKIIEVQDLYTRFADNIVHEGLNMHVNEGEIYGILGPSGCGKSTVLREMVMLQEFQKGKIEVLGYDVSDISYDDAQRLRRNWGVLFQGGALFSSLTLFENIALPLEEYTDLDKKLIAEIVAYKIEIVGLNQSDAYLYPSQISGGMRKKASLARALSLDPKLLFLDEPTSGLDPISAREFDRLILKLRDMLGLTIVMVSHDLKSIYDTLDRLAIIDNKVIVAEGKLDEVVSMDLPFIQTFFKADI; translated from the coding sequence ATGAAAAAGATAATAGAAGTACAAGACCTCTACACCAGATTTGCAGATAACATCGTCCATGAGGGGCTGAACATGCATGTGAACGAGGGTGAAATATATGGGATCCTCGGTCCCAGCGGATGCGGTAAAAGTACCGTTTTACGTGAAATGGTGATGCTTCAGGAGTTTCAAAAAGGCAAGATCGAAGTACTTGGATACGATGTCTCTGACATCTCATACGATGATGCACAAAGACTTCGCAGAAACTGGGGAGTCCTCTTTCAGGGCGGAGCTCTTTTTTCCTCTTTGACACTTTTTGAAAACATCGCCCTGCCGCTTGAAGAGTACACCGATCTGGATAAAAAGCTTATAGCGGAGATAGTGGCATATAAGATAGAGATCGTAGGGCTTAACCAGAGCGATGCCTATCTCTACCCTTCTCAGATAAGCGGCGGTATGCGTAAAAAAGCCTCTTTAGCACGTGCGCTTTCACTAGACCCTAAACTGCTCTTTTTGGATGAACCGACATCGGGACTAGACCCCATCTCGGCAAGAGAGTTTGACAGGTTGATCTTAAAACTGCGCGATATGCTCGGACTTACTATCGTGATGGTTTCACACGATCTAAAATCAATTTATGATACACTAGACAGACTAGCTATTATAGATAATAAAGTGATAGTTGCCGAAGGAAAACTAGACGAAGTCGTCTCGATGGACTTACCGTTTATCCAAACATTTTTTAAGGCGGATATATGA
- a CDS encoding MlaD family protein → MNNKVNYTFVGSVVFAIIIAMIFSIYWLMRPTDSRTLKEYIIYFNESVSGLNLNSPVKYRGVNVGKVKEIDINRKNNKEIEVLVSLNSNTPVKESTTATLNAQGITGLVYIDLSLGDENSPTLVRAANEEYPIIRSKPSLFKRFESSVGNVTEKLFDTLDETSKLLNEENRKNMSLSLDETQKFMKKLNTLLDDKSVEHLHRTFENLDHITYKMDKVIIPKIEILTDKGVDFTDKVATSMASIASSYKVIQASMAEFKKVMDDGQLNIKEISKGTLKNLDNSLENMQNVMNELDSILKQYENSPNDMIFKKQETKKGPGE, encoded by the coding sequence ATGAACAATAAAGTAAATTATACATTCGTGGGATCAGTCGTTTTTGCGATCATAATTGCGATGATATTCAGCATATACTGGCTGATGCGACCGACGGATTCACGTACTTTAAAAGAGTATATCATCTACTTTAACGAGTCTGTTTCGGGACTCAATCTGAACTCGCCTGTAAAATACAGAGGAGTGAATGTCGGAAAGGTCAAAGAGATCGATATTAACCGTAAGAACAACAAAGAGATAGAGGTCTTAGTTTCGCTAAACTCAAACACACCGGTAAAAGAGTCGACGACGGCGACACTTAATGCGCAGGGGATTACGGGTCTTGTATATATCGACCTCTCTTTGGGAGATGAGAACTCTCCGACATTAGTAAGAGCTGCAAATGAGGAATACCCGATCATAAGATCAAAACCTTCGCTGTTTAAGAGGTTTGAAAGCTCGGTGGGGAATGTCACGGAAAAACTTTTTGACACTTTGGATGAGACAAGCAAGCTTTTAAACGAGGAAAATAGAAAAAACATGTCGCTTTCACTTGACGAGACTCAGAAGTTTATGAAAAAACTCAATACCCTGCTTGACGACAAAAGCGTAGAGCATCTTCACAGAACGTTTGAAAACCTGGATCATATTACTTATAAGATGGATAAAGTGATAATCCCTAAGATCGAGATCTTGACAGACAAAGGCGTGGACTTTACGGACAAGGTTGCAACCTCTATGGCATCCATTGCAAGCAGTTACAAAGTCATTCAGGCCTCAATGGCAGAGTTTAAGAAGGTGATGGATGACGGTCAGCTGAATATCAAAGAGATATCAAAAGGAACCCTGAAAAATCTGGACAACTCTTTAGAAAACATGCAAAATGTCATGAACGAGCTTGACAGTATCCTCAAACAGTATGAAAACAGTCCTAACGATATGATATTTAAAAAGCAGGAAACCAAAAAAGGCCCGGGAGAGTAG
- a CDS encoding ABC-type transport auxiliary lipoprotein family protein → MMKKILFYSFVLVFISGCSFQSIVGASNEYRLDTQSDVKSYDSKGCSSYVLQVKNIDTYSPIQSRSIYYSVGDYELSTYTKSNWQDIPSKTIKSSIVNELRDAGIFKEVVSNRSSIEPDYLLEYSVEDFIQHFSEDMKSSEVRVKIHFSLMDHKRSKLLYSTTIEKKLPSASFDAIGGIKSLSSALNDVIKENNQWLDGICKEEMR, encoded by the coding sequence ATGATGAAAAAAATACTTTTTTACAGTTTTGTCTTAGTGTTCATATCTGGATGTTCGTTTCAAAGTATAGTGGGAGCGAGTAACGAGTATAGACTCGACACACAAAGCGATGTAAAGAGCTATGACTCTAAAGGGTGCAGCAGCTATGTTCTTCAGGTGAAAAATATAGACACATACAGTCCTATACAGAGCCGTTCTATCTACTACAGTGTAGGCGATTATGAACTCTCGACATATACAAAATCAAACTGGCAGGATATCCCCTCTAAAACCATCAAGTCTTCCATCGTCAATGAGTTGAGAGATGCGGGAATATTTAAAGAGGTGGTCTCGAACCGCTCAAGTATAGAGCCTGATTATCTGCTTGAATACAGCGTAGAAGATTTTATACAGCATTTCAGCGAAGATATGAAAAGTTCCGAAGTCCGCGTGAAGATACATTTCTCGCTTATGGACCATAAAAGATCAAAACTTCTTTACTCGACGACGATAGAGAAAAAACTGCCTTCAGCTTCGTTTGATGCCATAGGCGGTATAAAGTCACTAAGCAGTGCTTTAAACGACGTAATAAAAGAGAACAATCAATGGTTAGACGGGATATGCAAAGAAGAGATGAGATGA
- a CDS encoding aminopeptidase P N-terminal domain-containing protein, translating into MQRRDEMIDEKVYKSRRETFLKEMKKNSAAVLFSAPQKVRSNDTEYPYRQDSDFYYLTGFKEDNSALVLVKGKKSTKELLFVQKKDKTLELWTGKRLGEEEAKKRFLVDKVHIIDLLDEKLKKLLLNKKRVYLDMFCEDKRVLHVKELVKEVSKSRTAKYTPKEFLHVRDISQAMRLIKTPAEIELIKKALSITKEAHHKAMKMKKNALREYELQAMFEYEFKRNGAYSDAYTTIVASGNSGNTLHYIENSEVLKRGELILIDAGCEYEMYASDITRTIPVGGKFTKAQKEVYEAVLQAQLRVIDAIKPGVKKSELQETARESLCEALVKFGILKGSVKDLVKEGKDKTYFPHGIGHWMGIDVHDQCPYKDKNGKEIALAEGMVLTIEPGLYLREDDKSVPKKYRGIAVRIEDNILVTKEGHENLSRDIAKTVEEVESLYDS; encoded by the coding sequence ATGCAAAGAAGAGATGAGATGATAGACGAAAAAGTATATAAAAGCAGAAGAGAAACATTTTTAAAAGAGATGAAAAAAAACAGTGCGGCCGTGCTTTTCAGCGCACCGCAGAAAGTACGTTCAAACGATACCGAGTATCCATACAGACAAGACAGCGACTTTTACTATCTGACAGGTTTCAAAGAGGATAACTCCGCACTGGTACTGGTAAAAGGGAAAAAGAGTACAAAAGAGCTGCTGTTCGTTCAAAAAAAAGACAAGACACTGGAACTTTGGACGGGAAAACGTCTGGGCGAAGAGGAAGCGAAAAAACGCTTTTTAGTAGATAAGGTCCATATTATAGACCTTCTGGATGAAAAGCTAAAGAAGCTTCTGTTAAATAAAAAAAGAGTCTACCTCGACATGTTTTGTGAAGACAAAAGAGTCTTACATGTAAAGGAGCTTGTAAAAGAGGTCTCAAAAAGCAGAACCGCAAAATACACTCCTAAAGAGTTCTTACATGTAAGAGATATTTCTCAGGCGATGCGTCTTATAAAAACGCCCGCAGAGATAGAGCTGATAAAAAAGGCACTGAGCATCACAAAAGAGGCGCATCACAAAGCGATGAAGATGAAAAAAAACGCTCTTCGCGAGTATGAGCTTCAGGCGATGTTCGAGTATGAGTTTAAAAGAAACGGTGCGTACAGCGATGCTTATACGACCATAGTAGCGAGTGGAAACAGCGGAAATACGCTGCATTACATAGAAAACTCCGAGGTGCTAAAAAGAGGTGAGCTTATCCTCATAGATGCGGGCTGCGAGTATGAGATGTACGCGAGCGACATCACCCGTACCATCCCTGTCGGCGGAAAGTTCACAAAGGCGCAAAAAGAGGTCTATGAAGCGGTACTGCAAGCGCAGCTTCGCGTGATAGACGCCATAAAACCGGGTGTCAAAAAGAGCGAACTCCAAGAGACGGCAAGAGAGTCGTTATGCGAAGCACTTGTAAAGTTCGGGATCCTAAAAGGCTCTGTCAAAGATCTTGTAAAAGAGGGCAAAGACAAGACATACTTTCCTCACGGCATCGGTCACTGGATGGGGATAGACGTACACGACCAGTGTCCCTATAAAGATAAAAACGGTAAAGAGATAGCGTTAGCCGAGGGGATGGTACTGACCATCGAACCGGGACTTTATCTAAGAGAAGATGATAAAAGCGTACCTAAAAAATACAGAGGCATCGCAGTGAGGATAGAGGATAATATCTTAGTGACAAAAGAGGGGCATGAGAACCTCTCTAGGGACATCGCTAAAACAGTCGAAGAGGTCGAGTCGCTTTACGACTCGTAA
- a CDS encoding P-II family nitrogen regulator, protein MKKVEAIIKPFKLEDVKDALADVGITGMTVSEVKGYGRQKGHSELYRGAEYVVDFIPKIKMEMIVADEQVDTVVSTIIESARTGKIGDGKIFVTDIDKVIRIRTGETDSEAI, encoded by the coding sequence ATGAAAAAAGTTGAGGCTATAATAAAACCTTTTAAACTTGAAGATGTAAAAGATGCACTGGCAGATGTCGGAATAACAGGGATGACTGTTAGTGAAGTAAAAGGGTATGGTCGTCAAAAAGGGCATAGCGAACTTTACCGCGGTGCTGAGTATGTAGTGGACTTTATACCGAAGATAAAAATGGAGATGATAGTCGCTGACGAGCAGGTAGACACTGTAGTAAGTACGATCATCGAGTCGGCTCGTACAGGGAAGATCGGTGACGGTAAGATATTTGTCACTGACATAGATAAAGTTATCCGTATTCGTACTGGCGAAACTGACAGCGAGGCTATCTAA
- a CDS encoding ammonium transporter: MVEADFKYVIDTLFTLFAMVLIIFMVPGFAMLEAGLVRTKNVTAVLTTNVMIYAVASTAFLLLGYEIAFGSWEKIEYSMWAAFLFQMAFVGKTINIMSGGVSERVRMIPLALFALIMGAVIYPLVVNVTWGANLLKGTFLELHMFDLAGSTVIHSTGGWALLAAILIIGARKGRYKNGMIHVIPASNIPLVVLGALLLWIGWFGFNGGSVGSISTKDAADSVALTILNTNTAGLAGAIIAGVMMYVRYKLFDITMILNGALGGLVAITAGANLYDIHTPLLIGAIGGALVVFAVPLFDKLRLDDPVGALSVHLINGIWGTLAVGIFVDNISFMDQLKGVAVVAVFAFVVSFIVIFVINKFIPFRAEDDMQVQGIDVVECGVEAYPEFKRAI; this comes from the coding sequence GTGGTCGAGGCAGATTTCAAATATGTAATAGACACACTATTCACACTTTTTGCCATGGTACTTATCATCTTTATGGTACCTGGCTTTGCTATGCTTGAAGCGGGACTTGTCCGTACGAAAAACGTAACGGCAGTCCTTACTACAAACGTGATGATCTACGCAGTAGCGTCAACGGCTTTCCTGCTTTTGGGGTATGAGATCGCATTTGGCAGCTGGGAGAAGATCGAGTACAGCATGTGGGCGGCATTTTTGTTCCAGATGGCATTCGTCGGTAAGACTATCAACATCATGAGCGGCGGGGTGAGCGAGCGTGTACGTATGATCCCTCTTGCACTCTTTGCGCTTATCATGGGTGCAGTGATCTATCCGTTAGTGGTAAACGTGACTTGGGGAGCGAACCTGTTAAAAGGGACTTTCTTAGAACTTCATATGTTCGACCTTGCAGGTTCAACGGTTATCCACTCGACTGGTGGATGGGCACTTTTAGCGGCGATCCTTATCATCGGTGCTCGTAAAGGCAGATATAAAAACGGGATGATCCACGTCATTCCTGCTTCAAACATCCCTTTAGTCGTACTTGGTGCGCTTCTTTTATGGATAGGGTGGTTTGGTTTCAACGGCGGTTCTGTAGGTTCTATCTCTACAAAAGATGCAGCTGACAGCGTAGCTCTTACGATACTAAACACAAACACTGCAGGTCTTGCAGGTGCTATCATCGCAGGTGTCATGATGTACGTAAGATACAAACTGTTCGATATCACGATGATCTTAAACGGTGCCCTTGGCGGACTTGTAGCCATAACTGCGGGCGCGAACCTTTATGACATCCATACACCTTTACTTATCGGTGCTATCGGTGGGGCTTTAGTCGTATTTGCAGTTCCTTTGTTTGATAAACTAAGACTTGACGATCCCGTCGGTGCTCTTTCAGTCCACCTTATAAACGGTATCTGGGGAACATTGGCTGTCGGTATATTTGTCGACAACATCTCATTTATGGATCAGCTAAAAGGTGTAGCCGTAGTAGCGGTATTTGCTTTTGTAGTCTCGTTCATAGTGATATTCGTTATAAACAAATTCATACCGTTTAGAGCGGAAGACGATATGCAGGTACAAGGTATCGACGTTGTTGAATGCGGTGTGGAAGCATATCCGGAATTCAAACGCGCTATCTAA
- a CDS encoding DUF4062 domain-containing protein, with amino-acid sequence MLDKKYQVFISSTFIDLKNERDNIIKAILEMYHIPIGMEMFSAEDEDQWEIIRRTIDISDYYILLLGLRYGSETSEGISFTQKEYEYALERKVPILAFLLDEKAPLSQDKRDNDLNKINQFRNTVLRNSKMSDFWTNCDELTKKVSIALMKQIMQKPGIGWIRGDQGISPELSEELTLLSKENRSLREKVIDLESKISPKKPILEVTINHQSELILNFTKQNIKQIDLPKKLDINTIEKHLKPFIEQKDIDEYNSNLPTQEEIDQYNIEKVTWHHINNSSQNLLFEICNSGTVKANEVFVTIKFPKEVQIVEIDEISEFKLPKYPLPSNPIAKAQQEYEKQQNKGLILGSFLSNSNILTAQLTPSYNSLARIHRLNQNYWTKLDDNTVTLKLNSLLHTRCKVFDDEYKIVPLKSGEFEVQISFICEEYEKEIVTFLPLKIIEEKL; translated from the coding sequence TTGCTTGACAAAAAATATCAAGTCTTTATTAGTTCAACTTTCATTGACTTAAAAAATGAAAGGGATAATATTATCAAGGCAATCTTAGAAATGTATCATATCCCTATTGGTATGGAAATGTTCAGTGCAGAAGATGAAGACCAATGGGAAATCATCAGAAGAACAATTGATATAAGTGACTACTATATCCTACTACTAGGACTTAGATATGGTTCGGAAACATCTGAAGGCATTAGTTTTACTCAAAAAGAATATGAATATGCACTTGAACGTAAAGTTCCAATATTGGCTTTTTTACTAGATGAAAAAGCCCCTCTATCTCAAGATAAACGTGATAATGACTTAAACAAAATAAATCAATTTAGAAATACTGTTTTAAGAAATTCCAAAATGTCTGATTTTTGGACTAATTGTGATGAACTAACTAAAAAAGTGTCTATTGCATTAATGAAACAGATTATGCAAAAGCCAGGTATTGGTTGGATTCGTGGTGATCAAGGAATTTCACCAGAATTATCCGAAGAGTTAACACTTTTAAGTAAAGAAAACCGCTCATTAAGAGAAAAAGTCATAGACCTTGAGTCAAAGATTTCTCCTAAAAAACCAATTTTAGAAGTTACAATCAATCATCAATCTGAGTTAATATTAAATTTTACAAAGCAGAATATTAAACAAATTGACTTACCTAAAAAACTAGATATAAATACTATTGAAAAACATTTAAAACCTTTTATTGAGCAAAAGGATATTGATGAATATAACTCCAATTTGCCGACCCAAGAAGAAATCGATCAATATAATATAGAAAAAGTAACTTGGCATCATATCAATAATTCTTCTCAAAACTTATTGTTTGAAATTTGTAATTCAGGGACAGTAAAAGCTAATGAAGTCTTTGTAACCATTAAATTTCCGAAAGAAGTGCAAATTGTTGAAATTGACGAAATCAGTGAGTTTAAATTACCTAAATATCCACTTCCAAGTAATCCAATAGCAAAAGCTCAACAAGAATATGAAAAGCAACAAAACAAGGGATTAATACTAGGTTCTTTTTTAAGTAACTCCAATATACTTACTGCACAACTTACTCCTTCATATAATTCATTAGCAAGAATACATAGACTTAATCAAAATTACTGGACTAAATTGGATGATAATACAGTGACACTTAAGTTGAATAGTTTACTGCATACTAGATGCAAGGTTTTTGATGATGAATATAAAATAGTTCCTTTGAAATCAGGTGAATTTGAAGTTCAAATAAGTTTTATTTGTGAAGAATATGAAAAAGAAATAGTTACTTTTCTTCCTTTAAAAATCATAGAAGAAAAACTATAG